In Halorhabdus rudnickae, the following proteins share a genomic window:
- a CDS encoding helix-turn-helix domain-containing protein: MEGVRAELVVEDPRRCDVAAASRDCGPVSSVSRSVVPDAEGRVHDEFTVREGDRPDTLGDATAIFRDDKRTIYRLPRAHGQGCVCECIEREGCTVRNVQIVDGTLFVTVLACDLDGIRAIVSTLRETQDGVKVGKLLRAPPEDDPGPLWVTDPDDLTARQREVLETAYEMGYFEYPRNASAAVVADELGVATPTFTEHLAAAQRKLLEGLLENSRSDTTARQRSPKERP; this comes from the coding sequence ATGGAGGGGGTTCGGGCGGAACTCGTCGTCGAGGACCCACGTCGCTGTGACGTAGCCGCTGCCTCCCGCGATTGCGGGCCGGTCTCGTCGGTTTCCCGGAGTGTCGTCCCGGACGCCGAGGGGCGCGTCCACGACGAGTTCACGGTTCGGGAAGGCGACCGTCCGGATACGCTCGGCGACGCGACGGCGATATTCCGGGACGACAAACGGACTATCTATCGACTCCCGCGAGCGCACGGCCAGGGATGTGTCTGTGAGTGTATCGAACGCGAAGGCTGTACCGTCCGTAACGTACAGATCGTGGACGGAACGCTGTTCGTGACTGTGCTTGCCTGTGATCTCGACGGAATCAGAGCGATCGTTTCGACGTTGCGGGAGACTCAGGACGGCGTCAAAGTGGGGAAACTCCTCCGGGCGCCGCCGGAGGACGACCCAGGACCGCTGTGGGTCACTGATCCCGACGACCTGACCGCCCGCCAGCGCGAGGTGCTGGAGACCGCCTACGAGATGGGCTACTTTGAGTATCCACGGAACGCCAGTGCCGCGGTCGTCGCGGACGAACTCGGGGTCGCCACGCCCACATTCACCGAGCACCTCGCGGCCGCCCAGCGCAAACTCCTCGAAGGATTACTGGAGAACTCTCGATCGGACACAACTGCAAGGCAGCGCTCTCCCAAAGAGCGACCGTGA
- a CDS encoding QcrA and Rieske domain-containing protein, whose translation MSEDCPCEHDGETSGPVRPSIYTDDRAEVERRDIAKLLATAGGLTALGSLAAPLAGLQQVFQRTYTGPIYGDGIPLVDGDGNRITPDRLAEGEQLTVFPEPRPGIGDAPTLLFRFPETAYGGETNMAYTVEGYAAYSKICTHAGCTVSDREEDTLVCPCHYGKFDPTNGATVTGGPPPRALPQLPITLASEGHLIATGDFEGPVGAGGE comes from the coding sequence GTGAGTGAGGATTGCCCCTGCGAACACGACGGGGAGACTTCCGGCCCCGTCCGACCGAGCATCTACACGGACGACCGGGCCGAGGTCGAACGGCGCGACATCGCCAAACTCCTCGCGACCGCGGGCGGGCTCACGGCCCTGGGGAGCCTGGCCGCGCCGCTCGCGGGCCTCCAGCAGGTCTTCCAGCGCACCTACACCGGCCCGATCTACGGCGACGGCATCCCGCTGGTCGACGGCGACGGAAACCGGATCACGCCCGACCGCCTCGCAGAGGGCGAACAGCTGACCGTCTTCCCCGAGCCCAGACCTGGGATCGGGGACGCACCGACGCTGCTCTTCCGCTTTCCGGAGACGGCCTACGGCGGGGAGACGAACATGGCCTACACCGTCGAGGGCTACGCCGCCTACTCGAAGATCTGCACGCACGCAGGCTGTACGGTCTCCGACCGCGAGGAAGACACGCTCGTCTGTCCATGCCACTACGGGAAGTTCGACCCGACCAACGGGGCGACAGTCACGGGCGGTCCACCACCCAGAGCACTGCCACAACTCCCAATCACGCTTGCCAGTGAGGGGCATTTGATCGCGACCGGCGACTTCGAAGGACCCGTCGGCGCAGGAGGTGAGTGA